A single region of the Salvelinus sp. IW2-2015 linkage group LG20, ASM291031v2, whole genome shotgun sequence genome encodes:
- the LOC111981888 gene encoding ankyrin repeat domain-containing protein 54 isoform X3 yields the protein MSHNAVKRFREAANGNDIDTVRRLLLEDIDPCAADDKGRTALHFSSCNGNESIVQLLLSYGADPNQRDGLGNTPLHLAACTNHVPVITTLLRGGARVDALDRAGRTPLHLARSKLNILQDGDSRSIETLRGEVTQIIQMLREYLNVMGQSEARERLDHISTQLQHTRTKEQVDEVTDLLASFTSLSLQKQNLGDR from the exons ATGAGCCACAATG CGGTGAAGAGGTTCCGAGAGGCTGCCAATGGCAACGACATTGATACAG TGCGCAGGCTTCTTCTAGAAGACATAGACCCTTGTGCAGCAGATGACAAAGGAAGAACAGCCCTCCACTTCTCCTCCTGTAATGGCAACGAGAGCATCG TGCAACTTCTTCTGAGCTACGGCGCTGACCCTAACCAGCGGGATGGCCTTGGGAACACCCCTCTCCATCTGG CGGCCTGTACCAACCACGTGCCTGTAATCACCACATTGCTGAGAGGAG GAGCACGTGTGGATGCCCTAGACCGAGCAGGAAGGACCCCCCTGCACCTGGCACGCTCCAAACTCAACATCCTGCAGGATGGAGACTCGAGAAGTATAGAAACTCTTAGAGGGGAGGTCACACAG ATCATTCAGATGCTGAGGGAGTACCTGAATGTGATGGGACAGAGTGAGGCCAGAGAGAGACTGGATCATATCTCAACACAGCTGCAGCACACACGCACCAAAGAACAG GTTGATGAGGTAACCGACTTGCTGGCCAGCTTCACGTCACTCAGTCTACAGAAGCAGAATTTGGGGGATAGGTAG
- the LOC111981888 gene encoding ankyrin repeat domain-containing protein 54 isoform X2, with translation MDGWSPIVATASDDERSSSEGEYTVDTGPKEAEEKEGELKINDERMDGGAAEGFGITGFGEGTVRLSCTGQTAEQELRYLHLLWEPSRVGSGSGVASSKPGKVTGCRARRQGRARRNVGPIGKDIYAVKRFREAANGNDIDTVRRLLLEDIDPCAADDKGRTALHFSSCNGNESIVQLLLSYGADPNQRDGLGNTPLHLAACTNHVPVITTLLRGGARVDALDRAGRTPLHLARSKLNILQDGDSRSIETLRGEVTQIIQMLREYLNVMGQSEARERLDHISTQLQHTRTKEQVDEVTDLLASFTSLSLQKQNLGDR, from the exons ATGGACGGGTGGAGTCCAATTGTTGCAACAGCTTCTGACGACGAACGTTCAAGCTCCGAGGGTGAATACACGGTGGACACTGGACCAAAAGAAGCggaggagaaagagggtgaaCTAAAGATAAATgatgagaggatggatggag gtgcTGCTGAGGGATTTGGGATAACTGGCTTTGGAGAGGGCACCGTGAGATTGAGTTGTACAGGACAGACCGCTGAACAAGAACTTCGGTACCTCCACTTGCTATGGGAACCCAGTCGAGTTGGATCAGGGTCGGGTGTGGCGAGCAGCAAACCCGGGAAGGTGACAGGGTGTAGAGCGAGGCGACAAGGGAGAGCCCGGCGAAATGTGGGGCCCATTGGAAAAGATATTTATG CGGTGAAGAGGTTCCGAGAGGCTGCCAATGGCAACGACATTGATACAG TGCGCAGGCTTCTTCTAGAAGACATAGACCCTTGTGCAGCAGATGACAAAGGAAGAACAGCCCTCCACTTCTCCTCCTGTAATGGCAACGAGAGCATCG TGCAACTTCTTCTGAGCTACGGCGCTGACCCTAACCAGCGGGATGGCCTTGGGAACACCCCTCTCCATCTGG CGGCCTGTACCAACCACGTGCCTGTAATCACCACATTGCTGAGAGGAG GAGCACGTGTGGATGCCCTAGACCGAGCAGGAAGGACCCCCCTGCACCTGGCACGCTCCAAACTCAACATCCTGCAGGATGGAGACTCGAGAAGTATAGAAACTCTTAGAGGGGAGGTCACACAG ATCATTCAGATGCTGAGGGAGTACCTGAATGTGATGGGACAGAGTGAGGCCAGAGAGAGACTGGATCATATCTCAACACAGCTGCAGCACACACGCACCAAAGAACAG GTTGATGAGGTAACCGACTTGCTGGCCAGCTTCACGTCACTCAGTCTACAGAAGCAGAATTTGGGGGATAGGTAG
- the LOC111981888 gene encoding ankyrin repeat domain-containing protein 54 isoform X1: protein MDGWSPIVATASDDERSSSEGEYTVDTGPKEAEEKEGELKINDERMDGGAAEGFGITGFXPKEAEEKEGELKINDERMDGGAAEGFGITGFGEGTVRLSCTGQTAEQELRYLHLLWEPSRVGSGSGVASSKPGKVTGCRARRQGRARRNVGPIGKDIYAVKRFREAANGNDIDTVRRLLLEDIDPCAADDKGRTALHFSSCNGNESIVQLLLSYGADPNQRDGLGNTPLHLAACTNHVPVITTLLRGGARVDALDRAGRTPLHLARSKLNILQDGDSRSIETLRGEVTQIIQMLREYLNVMGQSEARERLDHISTQLQHTRTKEQVDEVTDLLASFTSLSLQKQNLGDR, encoded by the exons ATGGACGGGTGGAGTCCAATTGTTGCAACAGCTTCTGACGACGAACGTTCAAGCTCCGAGGGTGAATACACGGTGGACACTGGACCAAAAGAAGCggaggagaaagagggtgaaCTAAAGATAAATgatgagaggatggatggaggtgcTGCTGAGGGATTTGGGATAACTGGCTTTGNACCAAAAGAAGCggaggagaaagagggtgaaCTAAAGATAAATgatgagaggatggatggaggtgcTGCTGAGGGATTTGGGATAACTGGCTTTGGAGAGGGCACCGTGAGATTGAGTTGTACAGGACAGACCGCTGAACAAGAACTTCGGTACCTCCACTTGCTATGGGAACCCAGTCGAGTTGGATCAGGGTCGGGTGTGGCGAGCAGCAAACCCGGGAAGGTGACAGGGTGTAGAGCGAGGCGACAAGGGAGAGCCCGGCGAAATGTGGGGCCCATTGGAAAAGATATTTATG CGGTGAAGAGGTTCCGAGAGGCTGCCAATGGCAACGACATTGATACAG TGCGCAGGCTTCTTCTAGAAGACATAGACCCTTGTGCAGCAGATGACAAAGGAAGAACAGCCCTCCACTTCTCCTCCTGTAATGGCAACGAGAGCATCG TGCAACTTCTTCTGAGCTACGGCGCTGACCCTAACCAGCGGGATGGCCTTGGGAACACCCCTCTCCATCTGG CGGCCTGTACCAACCACGTGCCTGTAATCACCACATTGCTGAGAGGAG GAGCACGTGTGGATGCCCTAGACCGAGCAGGAAGGACCCCCCTGCACCTGGCACGCTCCAAACTCAACATCCTGCAGGATGGAGACTCGAGAAGTATAGAAACTCTTAGAGGGGAGGTCACACAG ATCATTCAGATGCTGAGGGAGTACCTGAATGTGATGGGACAGAGTGAGGCCAGAGAGAGACTGGATCATATCTCAACACAGCTGCAGCACACACGCACCAAAGAACAG GTTGATGAGGTAACCGACTTGCTGGCCAGCTTCACGTCACTCAGTCTACAGAAGCAGAATTTGGGGGATAGGTAG
- the si:dkeyp-69e1.8 gene encoding GTPase IMAP family member 7 isoform X1 has protein sequence MASGPPQTEHSISSPCPNAELRLVLLGRTRAGQSAAGNAILGRQAFFTQTASEPAVTQECEKHRGTIAGRWVSVVVAQDWFCSERPPEEVRHHVSSCVALSAPGPHAFLLCVPVDRPADMELRALEALEKVFGPTAVSGHTLILFTHTDQMVLGQQLDEYIATRRKDLLELVVMCGDRYHSLERRSRGEKDERKSVEELLEKVEQTVKESGVEFYSCPLYQEAEARVREKQAEIVRQRREGGGGELDEEVPSSASPPEEELDDEEMARVREEAERSVHNLNIDTEGITSLSPASSSPSFLSSLWQGLTGWLRRLPKMLRMESLLGAFVGLFVGGPVGRMLGATVGSVATEVGRRKTLKTEKNK, from the exons ATGGCATCAGGTCCCCCACAAACAG AACACTCCATCTCCTCGCCTTGTCCCAATGCAGAGCTGAGGCTGGTTCTGCTTGGCCGGACAAGAGCAGGACAGAGTGCAGCTGGAAACGCCATACTGGGCCGCCAGGCTTTCTTTACCCAGACTGCCAGTGAGCCAGCTGTCACTCAGGAATGTGAGAAGCACAGAGGAACCATTGCAGGGAGATGG GTATCAGTGGTAGTCGCCCAAGACTGGTTCTGCTCAGAGCGCCCCCCGGAGGAGGTGAGGCACCATGTCTCCTCTTGCGTGGCCCTGTCSGCCCCRGGGCCTCATGCCTTCCTGCTGTGTGTCCCTGTGGACCGGCCGGCTGACATGGAGCTGCGGGCCCTGGAGGCCCTGGAGAARGTTTTTGGCCCCACTGCAGTCAGTGGACACACCCTGATCCTCTTCACCCACACAGACCAGATGGTTCTGGGACAACAGCTGGACGAGTACATCGCCACCAGACGCAAAGACCTACTGGAGCTGGTGGTGATGTGTGGAGACCGCTATCACTCtctggagaggaggagtagaggagagaaggatgagaggaagagtGTGGAAGAGCTGCTGGAGAAGGTTGAACAGACTGTAAAAGAGAGCGGGGTGGAGTTCTACAGCTGCCCCCTCTACCAGGAGGCTGAGGCCAGGGTAAGAGAGAAGCAGGCAGAGATAGTgcggcagagaagagagggaggtggaggggagctAGATGAAGAGGTGCCCTCCTCAGCCTCACCTCCAGAGGAAGAGCTAGACGATGAAGAGATGGCAAGAGTtagggaggaggcagagaggagtgtGCACAACCTGAACATAGACACCGAGGGTAttacctctctttctcctgcctcctcctctccctcatttcTCTCGTCCTTGTGGCAAGGATTGACAGGGTGGCTGAGGAGGCTGCCCAAGATGCTGAGGATGGAGTCTCTGCTGGGGGCTTTCGTTGGCCTGTTTGTAGGTGGGCCCGTTGGGCGGATGCTGGGGGCCACTGTGGGCTCAGTAGCCACTGAAGTGGGGAGAAGGAAGACCCtaaagacagagaaaaacaaataa
- the si:dkeyp-69e1.8 gene encoding GTPase IMAP family member 7 isoform X2, with product MASGPPQTELRLVLLGRTRAGQSAAGNAILGRQAFFTQTASEPAVTQECEKHRGTIAGRWVSVVVAQDWFCSERPPEEVRHHVSSCVALSAPGPHAFLLCVPVDRPADMELRALEALEKVFGPTAVSGHTLILFTHTDQMVLGQQLDEYIATRRKDLLELVVMCGDRYHSLERRSRGEKDERKSVEELLEKVEQTVKESGVEFYSCPLYQEAEARVREKQAEIVRQRREGGGGELDEEVPSSASPPEEELDDEEMARVREEAERSVHNLNIDTEGITSLSPASSSPSFLSSLWQGLTGWLRRLPKMLRMESLLGAFVGLFVGGPVGRMLGATVGSVATEVGRRKTLKTEKNK from the exons ATGGCATCAGGTCCCCCACAAACAG AGCTGAGGCTGGTTCTGCTTGGCCGGACAAGAGCAGGACAGAGTGCAGCTGGAAACGCCATACTGGGCCGCCAGGCTTTCTTTACCCAGACTGCCAGTGAGCCAGCTGTCACTCAGGAATGTGAGAAGCACAGAGGAACCATTGCAGGGAGATGG GTATCAGTGGTAGTCGCCCAAGACTGGTTCTGCTCAGAGCGCCCCCCGGAGGAGGTGAGGCACCATGTCTCCTCTTGCGTGGCCCTGTCSGCCCCRGGGCCTCATGCCTTCCTGCTGTGTGTCCCTGTGGACCGGCCGGCTGACATGGAGCTGCGGGCCCTGGAGGCCCTGGAGAARGTTTTTGGCCCCACTGCAGTCAGTGGACACACCCTGATCCTCTTCACCCACACAGACCAGATGGTTCTGGGACAACAGCTGGACGAGTACATCGCCACCAGACGCAAAGACCTACTGGAGCTGGTGGTGATGTGTGGAGACCGCTATCACTCtctggagaggaggagtagaggagagaaggatgagaggaagagtGTGGAAGAGCTGCTGGAGAAGGTTGAACAGACTGTAAAAGAGAGCGGGGTGGAGTTCTACAGCTGCCCCCTCTACCAGGAGGCTGAGGCCAGGGTAAGAGAGAAGCAGGCAGAGATAGTgcggcagagaagagagggaggtggaggggagctAGATGAAGAGGTGCCCTCCTCAGCCTCACCTCCAGAGGAAGAGCTAGACGATGAAGAGATGGCAAGAGTtagggaggaggcagagaggagtgtGCACAACCTGAACATAGACACCGAGGGTAttacctctctttctcctgcctcctcctctccctcatttcTCTCGTCCTTGTGGCAAGGATTGACAGGGTGGCTGAGGAGGCTGCCCAAGATGCTGAGGATGGAGTCTCTGCTGGGGGCTTTCGTTGGCCTGTTTGTAGGTGGGCCCGTTGGGCGGATGCTGGGGGCCACTGTGGGCTCAGTAGCCACTGAAGTGGGGAGAAGGAAGACCCtaaagacagagaaaaacaaataa